tggtCACGTAAACCTACCAAATCAATTGCTACACTTTAAAGTGAACAAGTCAGAAGGGCAAAATAAGTATCGATACGTGATTTGAGTGTTTTCAAAGTTATTCGGCGAGCGAAAGCGAACGAGTCAGAAGGGCAAAATAAGTATCGATATGTGGTTTGAGTGTTTTCAAAGTTGACAATGCGATTTGAAACTTAAATTAAGTGGTTTAgtaatttgtcaaaaaaaaaaaaaaaaatttcttagaacTCGTtctcttttaatttaaattcgccAAGAGTCTTCTACCTTCCAGGTCTCCACCAGATAGATATTCAGTCCTTGGTATACATCAAACTTTGAAAATTTACTCCATATCATCCTTCCTTCCTTTGATCATCCTTGGGCGGTATACCTTGCTTGACAGGGCGAAGGGCACATTTTCCTTTTCCTCATCTGCTATACCTTTCCTCGTAGCGGTGCCTGCGGAACGAatcaaataaaaggaaaagatgaAGACACGACGACAAGGAACTCTCATTCCATTCCCCATGCGCGTATTATTTAAAGGCGATCGATCCCCACGCAGACGGCGGCCGTGCTGCGGATCAGCTCAGCCATGAAAGCGCTTCTCTGCCTTCGGGCTGCCGTGCCCACCGTGATTTGTGCTTCCAAAGCAAACACCGGCACCGGCTTCGGCTTGCTCGGCCGCTGCCTCAGTCTCAGCTTTCCCCGATCGACCGGCCCCTTCATCCGGTCGGCGCCATTGTGCAGCTGCTCCGTGAAACCGCCGACTCCTACTACGCCAACTCCAGCCTCGGAGGACCCCGACAGCGATCAGGATGGGCAGGAAAGGGATGTAGAGATCGCACAGGGGACCAGCTTGTGGATGGAGCCATGGGAGGTGTTGCTTGATCATATCTTTGGTCCGCCAGACAAGCTAGTGGTCCAATTGTTGGATCCCGTTAAAGAACTGGTATTTTTTGAAACCTCTTTTCTCCTCCCTTTTTCAGATTTCAGAAAACTAAGTAGAAACACCGTCCATTTAAGAAAATTGGTAGCTTTGGTGGTAAGATTCACATTGGCGCACACAATATAATCTTATATTTTCGGTAAAAGAGGATCCTCTATATTATCTGTAAAATACATGATTTTCTTTTTGAATGCAGAACCAAAACTCTAGGGCTTGAACTAGCGTTCTCTGTTTTGCCTTTTTCATATTTGGATATTGACTTCTTTTCTAGAAATGagaatttagaagaaaaaaaagaagatggCATAACAATTTGAGTTTCTCCTTTCGACCTAGTATTTTGTAGTGAGGGAGAAACTCTATTGCACCTACATCTCCTATGTCAATCAAGTGTAACTCTCGCTTCGGTATCTCCTTTAGATGGTTGAAGTTCATCTTTAGCCCAGACAATTTAGCAATGAGGGGAAAACTCCATTGCACTTGCATCCTCCTTACAAACTCCACCCATGCCAAATAAACTCTATCATGACTGGTCCAAGCCCAGATAAAGAAGGAGGATTGTGTTAGTTTGCCGGCTAAAACATAGGCAAATGCTATGTATAGATTCATCAAAGTTGCATCCTCACCGTATATTTTGGGAGATGGACAACATATGTATATAAGTTTCTCACCTTCTTCGGCCCACCAGTCTTTGCCATCTTCCATGTCCAAATATTTGGTCTAGAAGATTCCATGATAGCCTCCTTGAATGAAAGGTTTAAGACTTTCTCTTTGTCATGTTTTCTTCTATTTGACCTTCTTGACATCCACCACCATAGAAGATTTTGCTCATCTTAAAAGGCCTATGCATTATTGATGAAGATAAGAACTTGGAAAGCTTGCGTAAGTTCTAAAAGAGGAATGCAACCCCCGAGGCTATGATGCAGTGAAAGGACGCCCAATTATCACCTAGACACTCACAGTTCGATTCCCAGTTATAGCACATTTGTAGGGATCTTTCCTTCAAATGGGGCGTGCAACCAAGGGATGTTGGGTTTTTGAGCTGCCTACaacgagcgcttcccgatttaccctagcgACCGGTGGAAAATTTTCATAGGGTCGGACAAGTCACCCCAGGTTGGATGTTAGTTGAcctagttaatcatttttttaaaaagaggAATGCAAAATGAAAAAGATGAAAAAATTGTTGATCATTGAATAAGAATTAAGACATAGGAAAGAACACAATGtgattttattcttttaaaaacttaggtAACAATTACAATATTGAAATATTTTAATAGTATATTAATCACTCTCATTCTTCTACATGGAGAGATAAATTTGTTATTTAGTCTTTCCTtataagttatacatcttctcaaGCAATTAATTGAAAAGTAACGGgaacaaaaataagatctacacatggtattcattgacttataaaaagtttatggtagagtcctaagagaaattatatggagaattctagaaaagagaggtgttagcataacatatattgaactaattaaggatatgcatGAGGATGTAATAACTAGAGTGAAGACTTCAGGCGGATTAATtgaagcatttctaataaagatagagttacatcaaggatcatctcTATGCCCTTatccttatctttttacactaattataaaCGAACTGAACACATTTAAGACATATTGtcatggtgcatgttgtttgcaaatgttatcattttggtagatgagacacatgaaggagtaaatactaaactagaaTTTTAGCGGAAAATACTAAAAGTGAAAGGTAAAgacataatatataaaatttaagtttagcaatattagacgtaatgaaatacttgttaagataggagatgacaagTTGTCTAGAACTaagagctttaagtatttaggatcatttttgcaaaagggATTGatagagatgtcttacataggaTACAAATAGGATGGTGGAAATGGAGTAAAATgtcaagtgttttatgtgatcataaaatacctctaaaacttaaaagagaagttttacaaaatgacgattagatctgctatgttatatgacactatatgttgggttatgactcaagcacatgagcagaagatgagagttataaagatgagaatgttaaggtggatgtgtggatacatgaggatgaacataataagaaatgagagcattagagagaggCGTAGTTGTATTGAGAGAAAacttcgagagacacgtttaagatggtacgaataTATATTTCGACGACtaataaatgctccaattagacgatgtgaaactatgataaatatgcacatcaacgaggaaaagaaaaattaaaaaagacttagttaataacaataaaataagataaaatttcttcaagtatagatgatgatatggtAGGGGATAGAGTCCAATGActagaaggatccatatagccgactccacctagtgagataagacttggttgttgttgtagtcTTTCCTTGTGGACACAGGAGCTTGACAAATCAATAATAAAATTCTTCATGACAATAAATTTGGTACATAAAAAATGATACAAAATACCAAaagatttatgattttttttgccAATAATATTATATGAGACTAATAGCCAAAAATTTAGCATTAGTTGTATCATACACGAGGATTTGTCAATCCATCCTTACTCACCGCATGTGATATGTTTATCATTTATATAAATAATCATAATGAATATCAGTTATAGAAAATATATATCACATATTGCATTGTCATATTTCTATTTTATCTATTTCAATTGTACAAATTAACTAAGATATATTTCAATTTTGCACAAGTAACTCACACTCTGCTTATCTCTAGCTGCAGGGTTTAGTAATCGGGAACACAGAGTACAATGCCTTATTAGCTCTAGTCCAAGTATACTTCAATCTGGTAACTACATACACTCATGCACTTCTTAATTGACTTTGTCATTTTGgt
This region of Zingiber officinale cultivar Zhangliang chromosome 9A, Zo_v1.1, whole genome shotgun sequence genomic DNA includes:
- the LOC122018757 gene encoding uncharacterized protein LOC122018757 isoform X2, encoding MKALLCLRAAVPTVICASKANTGTGFGLLGRCLSLSFPRSTGPFIRSAPLCSCSVKPPTPTTPTPASEDPDSDQDGQERDVEIAQGTSLWMEPWEVLLDHIFGPPDKLVVQLLDPVKELGLVIGNTEYNALLALVQVYFNLKDYENAKIIHDMIRNAKQHSEMDSRPHLLEAILNLTLAVEKLQQRKITENGARELIENAKESWGRYKELKEEGFGLQAPPEAED
- the LOC122018757 gene encoding uncharacterized protein LOC122018757 isoform X1, giving the protein MKALLCLRAAVPTVICASKANTGTGFGLLGRCLSLSFPRSTGPFIRSAPLCSCSVKPPTPTTPTPASEDPDSDQDGQERDVEIAQGTSLWMEPWEVLLDHIFGPPDKLVVQLLDPVKELLQGLVIGNTEYNALLALVQVYFNLKDYENAKIIHDMIRNAKQHSEMDSRPHLLEAILNLTLAVEKLQQRKITENGARELIENAKESWGRYKELKEEGFGLQAPPEAED